In Anguilla rostrata isolate EN2019 chromosome 1, ASM1855537v3, whole genome shotgun sequence, a genomic segment contains:
- the tcea3 gene encoding transcription elongation factor A protein 3 isoform X15 yields MTREEDLVRIAKKLDKMVSRNNMDGALDLLRELKGFNMTLKLLQDTRIGMSVNGIRKHCTDEQAVSLAKILIKNWKRLLESAQSQKEEKLHERKNGTESSSPLPQRNDCTPPKTTLEKERAPAKTTPETDRAPPKTTLEKERAPPKTTLEKERAPPKTTLEKERAPAKTTLEKERAPPKTTVEKDRASAKTASEKERAPAKTMLEKDRASAKTPSEKDRASAKTTLEKDRASAKTASEKDRASAKTTLEKDRASAKTASEKDRASAKTTLEKDRTSAKTAPEKERAPAKTTLEKDRASAKTAPEKERAPNKSFAEKETSHKRWCGDPRLSTAPQRKLSGDHRKEKGVGEQKRERERKETLTPNALCPPLPLHPPPPPKRSAAELKKERKDSSDSRPGHIMKRLSSDGKSERRDSDLKPASSPPAKKLCGDRRDSQGSKAPLPGPLQRKPSTDSSDRVSVKGKADTPKTPTSPTSPLTPPFSPLGGPLAPHLLTGDSIRDKCIEMLSAALRTDDDYKDFGTNCESMAAEIEDYILLEIKATDMKYKNRVRSRISNLKDPKNPGLRKNVLAGAIELQRIASMTAEEMASDELKQLRNILTQEAIREHQMAKTGGTTTDLLQCAKCRKKNCTYNQVQTRSADEPMTTFVLCNECGNRWKFC; encoded by the exons ATGACGCGAGAAGAAGACCTGGTTCGCATTGCAAAAAAGCTAGACAAAATGGTGTCTAGAAATAACATG gacgGTGCTCTGGACCTGCTGAGGGAACTAAAGGGTTTTAACATGACTCTGAAGCTGCTGCAG gacactCGGATCGGCATGTCCGTTAACGGGATTCGGAAGCACTGCACGGACGAGCAAGCTGTCAGCCTCGCCAAGATCCTCATCAAGAACTGGAAAAGGCTTCTGG AATCTGCCCAGTCTCAGAAGGAGGAGAAACTGCATGAGAGGAAAAATGGGACCGAGTCCAGCAGTCCGCTGCCCCAGAGGAATGACTGCACACCCCCCAAAACAACTCTAGAGAAGGAGAGGGCTCCCGCCAAAACCACGCCAGAGACGGACAGAGCTCCCCCCAAAACAACTCTAGAGAAGGAGAGGGCTCCCCCCAAAACAACTctagagaaggagagagctcCCCCCAAAACAACtctagagaaagagagagctccCGCCAAAACCACGctagagaaggagagagctcCCCCCAAAACAACTGTAGAGAAGGACAGAGCTTCCGCCAAAACCGCgtcagagaaggagagagctcCCGCCAAAACCATGCTAGAGAAGGACAGAGCTTCTGCCAAAACCCCGTCAGAGAAGGACAGAGCTTCTGCCAAAACCACGCTAGAGAAGGACAGAGCTTCCGCCAAAACCGCGTCAGAGAAGGACAGAGCTTCTGCCAAAACCACGCTAGAGAAGGACAGAGCTTCCGCCAAAACCGCGTCAGAGAAGGACAGAGCTTCTGCCAAAACCACGCTAGAGAAGGACAGAACTTCTGCCAAAACCGCaccagagaaggagagagctcCCGCCAAAACCACGCTAGAGAAGGACAGAGCTTCTGCCAAAACCGCaccagagaaggagagagctcCCAACAAAAGTTTTGCGGAGAAAGAGACCAG CCACAAGAGGTGGTGTGGTGACCCCAGACTGAGCACCGCGCCCCAGAGGAAGCTCTCTGGCGATCACAGGAAAGAGAAAGGCGTGGgcgagcagaagagagagagagagag GAAAGAGACTCTCACCCCCAACGctctctgccctcctcttcctcttcatcctcctccccctcccaaacgGTCAGCAGCTGAACTGAAGAAGGAGAG AAAGGACTCATCTGACTCCAGGCCTGGCCATATTATGAAGAGGCTTTCCAGCGATGGAAAATCTGAGAG GAGAGACTCTGACCTGAAACCTGCAAGCTCACCGCCAGCCAAGAAGCTCTGTGGAGACAG GAGGGATTCCCAGGGTTCCAAGGCTCCTCTCCCTGGACCCCTACAGAGAAAGCCCTCAACAGACAGCTCTGACcg CGTGAGTGTTAAGGGAAAAGCAGACACTCCGAAGACCCCCACCTCCCCGACCAGCCCCCTCACGCCTCCCTTCAGCCCCTTGGGGGggcccctcgccccccacctGCTCACCGGGGACTCCATCCGGGACAAGTGCATTGAAATGCTGTCTGCTGCTCTGCGCACGGATG ATGACTACAAAGATTTTGGCACAAACTGTGAATCCATGGCAGCGGAAATCGAAGATTATATCCTTTTG GAGATCAAAGCCACAGATATGAAGTACAAGAACAGGGTTCGGAGCCGCATCAGTAACCTGAAGGACCCCAAGAATCCGGGCCTGAGGAAGAACGTGCTGGCGGGAGCCATCGAGCTGCAGCGGATTGCCAGTATGACTGCCGAG GAGATGGCCAGTGATGAACTGAAACAGCTGCGGAACATCCTGACTCAGGAGGCGATCCGGGAGCACCAGATGGCCAAAACCGGCGGCACCACCACTGATCTGCTGCAGTGCGCCAAGTGCAGGAAGAAGAACTGCACCTACAACCAG gtTCAGACCCGTAGTGCTGATGAACCCATGACTACCTTCGTGCTGTGCAACGAATGTGGAAACCGCTGGAAG TTCTGCTGA
- the tcea3 gene encoding transcription elongation factor A protein 3 isoform X13 yields the protein MTREEDLVRIAKKLDKMVSRNNMDGALDLLRELKGFNMTLKLLQDTRIGMSVNGIRKHCTDEQAVSLAKILIKNWKRLLESAQSQKEEKLHERKNGTESSSPLPQRNDCTPPKTTLEKERAPAKTTPETDRAPPKTTLEKERAPPKTTLEKERAPPKTTLEKERAPAKTTLEKERAPPKTTVEKDRASAKTASEKERAPAKTMLEKDRASAKTPSEKDRASAKTTLEKDRASAKTASEKDRASAKTTLEKDRASAKTASEKDRASAKTTLEKDRTSAKTAPEKERAPAKTTLEKDRASAKTAPEKERAPNKSFAEKETSHKRWCGDPRLSTAPQRKLSGDHRKEKGVGEQKRERERKNSTDGKPAKRPFVENKKDRKDSSDSRALLPKPPSQDGKKDRKDSSDSRPGHIMKRLSSDGKSERRDSDLKPASSPPAKKLCGDRRDSQGSKAPLPGPLQRKPSTDSSDRVSVKGKADTPKTPTSPTSPLTPPFSPLGGPLAPHLLTGDSIRDKCIEMLSAALRTDDDYKDFGTNCESMAAEIEDYILLEIKATDMKYKNRVRSRISNLKDPKNPGLRKNVLAGAIELQRIASMTAEEMASDELKQLRNILTQEAIREHQMAKTGGTTTDLLQCAKCRKKNCTYNQVQTRSADEPMTTFVLCNECGNRWKFC from the exons ATGACGCGAGAAGAAGACCTGGTTCGCATTGCAAAAAAGCTAGACAAAATGGTGTCTAGAAATAACATG gacgGTGCTCTGGACCTGCTGAGGGAACTAAAGGGTTTTAACATGACTCTGAAGCTGCTGCAG gacactCGGATCGGCATGTCCGTTAACGGGATTCGGAAGCACTGCACGGACGAGCAAGCTGTCAGCCTCGCCAAGATCCTCATCAAGAACTGGAAAAGGCTTCTGG AATCTGCCCAGTCTCAGAAGGAGGAGAAACTGCATGAGAGGAAAAATGGGACCGAGTCCAGCAGTCCGCTGCCCCAGAGGAATGACTGCACACCCCCCAAAACAACTCTAGAGAAGGAGAGGGCTCCCGCCAAAACCACGCCAGAGACGGACAGAGCTCCCCCCAAAACAACTCTAGAGAAGGAGAGGGCTCCCCCCAAAACAACTctagagaaggagagagctcCCCCCAAAACAACtctagagaaagagagagctccCGCCAAAACCACGctagagaaggagagagctcCCCCCAAAACAACTGTAGAGAAGGACAGAGCTTCCGCCAAAACCGCgtcagagaaggagagagctcCCGCCAAAACCATGCTAGAGAAGGACAGAGCTTCTGCCAAAACCCCGTCAGAGAAGGACAGAGCTTCTGCCAAAACCACGCTAGAGAAGGACAGAGCTTCCGCCAAAACCGCGTCAGAGAAGGACAGAGCTTCTGCCAAAACCACGCTAGAGAAGGACAGAGCTTCCGCCAAAACCGCGTCAGAGAAGGACAGAGCTTCTGCCAAAACCACGCTAGAGAAGGACAGAACTTCTGCCAAAACCGCaccagagaaggagagagctcCCGCCAAAACCACGCTAGAGAAGGACAGAGCTTCTGCCAAAACCGCaccagagaaggagagagctcCCAACAAAAGTTTTGCGGAGAAAGAGACCAG CCACAAGAGGTGGTGTGGTGACCCCAGACTGAGCACCGCGCCCCAGAGGAAGCTCTCTGGCGATCACAGGAAAGAGAAAGGCGTGGgcgagcagaagagagagagagagag aaaaaactCTACAGATGGAAAACCAGCAAAACGTCCGTTTGTGGAGAACAAAAAGGACAG AAAAGACTCATCAGATTCCAGAGCATTACTACCTAAACCACCCTCTCAGGATGGGAAGAAAGACAg AAAGGACTCATCTGACTCCAGGCCTGGCCATATTATGAAGAGGCTTTCCAGCGATGGAAAATCTGAGAG GAGAGACTCTGACCTGAAACCTGCAAGCTCACCGCCAGCCAAGAAGCTCTGTGGAGACAG GAGGGATTCCCAGGGTTCCAAGGCTCCTCTCCCTGGACCCCTACAGAGAAAGCCCTCAACAGACAGCTCTGACcg CGTGAGTGTTAAGGGAAAAGCAGACACTCCGAAGACCCCCACCTCCCCGACCAGCCCCCTCACGCCTCCCTTCAGCCCCTTGGGGGggcccctcgccccccacctGCTCACCGGGGACTCCATCCGGGACAAGTGCATTGAAATGCTGTCTGCTGCTCTGCGCACGGATG ATGACTACAAAGATTTTGGCACAAACTGTGAATCCATGGCAGCGGAAATCGAAGATTATATCCTTTTG GAGATCAAAGCCACAGATATGAAGTACAAGAACAGGGTTCGGAGCCGCATCAGTAACCTGAAGGACCCCAAGAATCCGGGCCTGAGGAAGAACGTGCTGGCGGGAGCCATCGAGCTGCAGCGGATTGCCAGTATGACTGCCGAG GAGATGGCCAGTGATGAACTGAAACAGCTGCGGAACATCCTGACTCAGGAGGCGATCCGGGAGCACCAGATGGCCAAAACCGGCGGCACCACCACTGATCTGCTGCAGTGCGCCAAGTGCAGGAAGAAGAACTGCACCTACAACCAG gtTCAGACCCGTAGTGCTGATGAACCCATGACTACCTTCGTGCTGTGCAACGAATGTGGAAACCGCTGGAAG TTCTGCTGA
- the tcea3 gene encoding transcription elongation factor A protein 3 isoform X1 — MTREEDLVRIAKKLDKMVSRNNMDGALDLLRELKGFNMTLKLLQDTRIGMSVNGIRKHCTDEQAVSLAKILIKNWKRLLESAQSQKEEKLHERKNGTESSSPLPQRNDCTPPKTTLEKERAPAKTTPETDRAPPKTTLEKERAPPKTTLEKERAPPKTTLEKERAPAKTTLEKERAPPKTTVEKDRASAKTASEKERAPAKTMLEKDRASAKTPSEKDRASAKTTLEKDRASAKTASEKDRASAKTTLEKDRASAKTASEKDRASAKTTLEKDRTSAKTAPEKERAPAKTTLEKDRASAKTAPEKERAPNKSFAEKETSHKRWCGDPRLSTAPQRKLSGDHRKEKGVGEQKRERERKEAPDPNALCPPLPLHLHPPPPPRRPAADQKKEVSGKETLTPNALCPPLPLHPPPPPKRSAAELKKERKEAPDPNAPLPPLPLHLHPPPPHKHSAAEVQKERKNSTDGKPAKRPFVENKKDRKDSSDSRALLPKPPSQDGKKDRKDSSDSRPGHIMKRLSSDGKSERRDSDLKPASSPPAKKLCGDRRDSQGSKAPLPGPLQRKPSTDSSDRVSVKGKADTPKTPTSPTSPLTPPFSPLGGPLAPHLLTGDSIRDKCIEMLSAALRTDDDYKDFGTNCESMAAEIEDYILLEIKATDMKYKNRVRSRISNLKDPKNPGLRKNVLAGAIELQRIASMTAEEMASDELKQLRNILTQEAIREHQMAKTGGTTTDLLQCAKCRKKNCTYNQVQTRSADEPMTTFVLCNECGNRWKFC; from the exons ATGACGCGAGAAGAAGACCTGGTTCGCATTGCAAAAAAGCTAGACAAAATGGTGTCTAGAAATAACATG gacgGTGCTCTGGACCTGCTGAGGGAACTAAAGGGTTTTAACATGACTCTGAAGCTGCTGCAG gacactCGGATCGGCATGTCCGTTAACGGGATTCGGAAGCACTGCACGGACGAGCAAGCTGTCAGCCTCGCCAAGATCCTCATCAAGAACTGGAAAAGGCTTCTGG AATCTGCCCAGTCTCAGAAGGAGGAGAAACTGCATGAGAGGAAAAATGGGACCGAGTCCAGCAGTCCGCTGCCCCAGAGGAATGACTGCACACCCCCCAAAACAACTCTAGAGAAGGAGAGGGCTCCCGCCAAAACCACGCCAGAGACGGACAGAGCTCCCCCCAAAACAACTCTAGAGAAGGAGAGGGCTCCCCCCAAAACAACTctagagaaggagagagctcCCCCCAAAACAACtctagagaaagagagagctccCGCCAAAACCACGctagagaaggagagagctcCCCCCAAAACAACTGTAGAGAAGGACAGAGCTTCCGCCAAAACCGCgtcagagaaggagagagctcCCGCCAAAACCATGCTAGAGAAGGACAGAGCTTCTGCCAAAACCCCGTCAGAGAAGGACAGAGCTTCTGCCAAAACCACGCTAGAGAAGGACAGAGCTTCCGCCAAAACCGCGTCAGAGAAGGACAGAGCTTCTGCCAAAACCACGCTAGAGAAGGACAGAGCTTCCGCCAAAACCGCGTCAGAGAAGGACAGAGCTTCTGCCAAAACCACGCTAGAGAAGGACAGAACTTCTGCCAAAACCGCaccagagaaggagagagctcCCGCCAAAACCACGCTAGAGAAGGACAGAGCTTCTGCCAAAACCGCaccagagaaggagagagctcCCAACAAAAGTTTTGCGGAGAAAGAGACCAG CCACAAGAGGTGGTGTGGTGACCCCAGACTGAGCACCGCGCCCCAGAGGAAGCTCTCTGGCGATCACAGGAAAGAGAAAGGCGTGGgcgagcagaagagagagagagagag GAAAGAGGCTCCCGACCCGAACGctctctgccctcctcttcctcttcatcttcatcctcctccccctcccaggcGCCCGGCAGCTGACCAGAAGAAGGAGGTGTCAGG GAAAGAGACTCTCACCCCCAACGctctctgccctcctcttcctcttcatcctcctccccctcccaaacgGTCAGCAGCTGAACTGAAGAAGGAGAG GAAAGAGGCTCCAGACCCAAatgctcctctccctcctcttcctctacaccttcatcctcctccccctcacaaGCATTCTGCAGCAGAGGTGCAGAAGGAGAG aaaaaactCTACAGATGGAAAACCAGCAAAACGTCCGTTTGTGGAGAACAAAAAGGACAG AAAAGACTCATCAGATTCCAGAGCATTACTACCTAAACCACCCTCTCAGGATGGGAAGAAAGACAg AAAGGACTCATCTGACTCCAGGCCTGGCCATATTATGAAGAGGCTTTCCAGCGATGGAAAATCTGAGAG GAGAGACTCTGACCTGAAACCTGCAAGCTCACCGCCAGCCAAGAAGCTCTGTGGAGACAG GAGGGATTCCCAGGGTTCCAAGGCTCCTCTCCCTGGACCCCTACAGAGAAAGCCCTCAACAGACAGCTCTGACcg CGTGAGTGTTAAGGGAAAAGCAGACACTCCGAAGACCCCCACCTCCCCGACCAGCCCCCTCACGCCTCCCTTCAGCCCCTTGGGGGggcccctcgccccccacctGCTCACCGGGGACTCCATCCGGGACAAGTGCATTGAAATGCTGTCTGCTGCTCTGCGCACGGATG ATGACTACAAAGATTTTGGCACAAACTGTGAATCCATGGCAGCGGAAATCGAAGATTATATCCTTTTG GAGATCAAAGCCACAGATATGAAGTACAAGAACAGGGTTCGGAGCCGCATCAGTAACCTGAAGGACCCCAAGAATCCGGGCCTGAGGAAGAACGTGCTGGCGGGAGCCATCGAGCTGCAGCGGATTGCCAGTATGACTGCCGAG GAGATGGCCAGTGATGAACTGAAACAGCTGCGGAACATCCTGACTCAGGAGGCGATCCGGGAGCACCAGATGGCCAAAACCGGCGGCACCACCACTGATCTGCTGCAGTGCGCCAAGTGCAGGAAGAAGAACTGCACCTACAACCAG gtTCAGACCCGTAGTGCTGATGAACCCATGACTACCTTCGTGCTGTGCAACGAATGTGGAAACCGCTGGAAG TTCTGCTGA
- the tcea3 gene encoding transcription elongation factor A protein 3 isoform X6, which produces MTREEDLVRIAKKLDKMVSRNNMDGALDLLRELKGFNMTLKLLQDTRIGMSVNGIRKHCTDEQAVSLAKILIKNWKRLLESAQSQKEEKLHERKNGTESSSPLPQRNDCTPPKTTLEKERAPAKTTPETDRAPPKTTLEKERAPPKTTLEKERAPPKTTLEKERAPAKTTLEKERAPPKTTVEKDRASAKTASEKERAPAKTMLEKDRASAKTPSEKDRASAKTTLEKDRASAKTASEKDRASAKTTLEKDRASAKTASEKDRASAKTTLEKDRTSAKTAPEKERAPAKTTLEKDRASAKTAPEKERAPNKSFAEKETSHKRWCGDPRLSTAPQRKLSGDHRKEKGVGEQKRERERKEAPDPNALCPPLPLHLHPPPPPRRPAADQKKEVSGKETLTPNALCPPLPLHPPPPPKRSAAELKKERKEAPDPNAPLPPLPLHLHPPPPHKHSAAEVQKERKDSSDSRPGHIMKRLSSDGKSERRDSDLKPASSPPAKKLCGDRRDSQGSKAPLPGPLQRKPSTDSSDRVSVKGKADTPKTPTSPTSPLTPPFSPLGGPLAPHLLTGDSIRDKCIEMLSAALRTDDDYKDFGTNCESMAAEIEDYILLEIKATDMKYKNRVRSRISNLKDPKNPGLRKNVLAGAIELQRIASMTAEEMASDELKQLRNILTQEAIREHQMAKTGGTTTDLLQCAKCRKKNCTYNQVQTRSADEPMTTFVLCNECGNRWKFC; this is translated from the exons ATGACGCGAGAAGAAGACCTGGTTCGCATTGCAAAAAAGCTAGACAAAATGGTGTCTAGAAATAACATG gacgGTGCTCTGGACCTGCTGAGGGAACTAAAGGGTTTTAACATGACTCTGAAGCTGCTGCAG gacactCGGATCGGCATGTCCGTTAACGGGATTCGGAAGCACTGCACGGACGAGCAAGCTGTCAGCCTCGCCAAGATCCTCATCAAGAACTGGAAAAGGCTTCTGG AATCTGCCCAGTCTCAGAAGGAGGAGAAACTGCATGAGAGGAAAAATGGGACCGAGTCCAGCAGTCCGCTGCCCCAGAGGAATGACTGCACACCCCCCAAAACAACTCTAGAGAAGGAGAGGGCTCCCGCCAAAACCACGCCAGAGACGGACAGAGCTCCCCCCAAAACAACTCTAGAGAAGGAGAGGGCTCCCCCCAAAACAACTctagagaaggagagagctcCCCCCAAAACAACtctagagaaagagagagctccCGCCAAAACCACGctagagaaggagagagctcCCCCCAAAACAACTGTAGAGAAGGACAGAGCTTCCGCCAAAACCGCgtcagagaaggagagagctcCCGCCAAAACCATGCTAGAGAAGGACAGAGCTTCTGCCAAAACCCCGTCAGAGAAGGACAGAGCTTCTGCCAAAACCACGCTAGAGAAGGACAGAGCTTCCGCCAAAACCGCGTCAGAGAAGGACAGAGCTTCTGCCAAAACCACGCTAGAGAAGGACAGAGCTTCCGCCAAAACCGCGTCAGAGAAGGACAGAGCTTCTGCCAAAACCACGCTAGAGAAGGACAGAACTTCTGCCAAAACCGCaccagagaaggagagagctcCCGCCAAAACCACGCTAGAGAAGGACAGAGCTTCTGCCAAAACCGCaccagagaaggagagagctcCCAACAAAAGTTTTGCGGAGAAAGAGACCAG CCACAAGAGGTGGTGTGGTGACCCCAGACTGAGCACCGCGCCCCAGAGGAAGCTCTCTGGCGATCACAGGAAAGAGAAAGGCGTGGgcgagcagaagagagagagagagag GAAAGAGGCTCCCGACCCGAACGctctctgccctcctcttcctcttcatcttcatcctcctccccctcccaggcGCCCGGCAGCTGACCAGAAGAAGGAGGTGTCAGG GAAAGAGACTCTCACCCCCAACGctctctgccctcctcttcctcttcatcctcctccccctcccaaacgGTCAGCAGCTGAACTGAAGAAGGAGAG GAAAGAGGCTCCAGACCCAAatgctcctctccctcctcttcctctacaccttcatcctcctccccctcacaaGCATTCTGCAGCAGAGGTGCAGAAGGAGAG AAAGGACTCATCTGACTCCAGGCCTGGCCATATTATGAAGAGGCTTTCCAGCGATGGAAAATCTGAGAG GAGAGACTCTGACCTGAAACCTGCAAGCTCACCGCCAGCCAAGAAGCTCTGTGGAGACAG GAGGGATTCCCAGGGTTCCAAGGCTCCTCTCCCTGGACCCCTACAGAGAAAGCCCTCAACAGACAGCTCTGACcg CGTGAGTGTTAAGGGAAAAGCAGACACTCCGAAGACCCCCACCTCCCCGACCAGCCCCCTCACGCCTCCCTTCAGCCCCTTGGGGGggcccctcgccccccacctGCTCACCGGGGACTCCATCCGGGACAAGTGCATTGAAATGCTGTCTGCTGCTCTGCGCACGGATG ATGACTACAAAGATTTTGGCACAAACTGTGAATCCATGGCAGCGGAAATCGAAGATTATATCCTTTTG GAGATCAAAGCCACAGATATGAAGTACAAGAACAGGGTTCGGAGCCGCATCAGTAACCTGAAGGACCCCAAGAATCCGGGCCTGAGGAAGAACGTGCTGGCGGGAGCCATCGAGCTGCAGCGGATTGCCAGTATGACTGCCGAG GAGATGGCCAGTGATGAACTGAAACAGCTGCGGAACATCCTGACTCAGGAGGCGATCCGGGAGCACCAGATGGCCAAAACCGGCGGCACCACCACTGATCTGCTGCAGTGCGCCAAGTGCAGGAAGAAGAACTGCACCTACAACCAG gtTCAGACCCGTAGTGCTGATGAACCCATGACTACCTTCGTGCTGTGCAACGAATGTGGAAACCGCTGGAAG TTCTGCTGA
- the tcea3 gene encoding transcription elongation factor A protein 3 isoform X4, giving the protein MTREEDLVRIAKKLDKMVSRNNMDGALDLLRELKGFNMTLKLLQDTRIGMSVNGIRKHCTDEQAVSLAKILIKNWKRLLESAQSQKEEKLHERKNGTESSSPLPQRNDCTPPKTTLEKERAPAKTTPETDRAPPKTTLEKERAPPKTTLEKERAPPKTTLEKERAPAKTTLEKERAPPKTTVEKDRASAKTASEKERAPAKTMLEKDRASAKTPSEKDRASAKTTLEKDRASAKTASEKDRASAKTTLEKDRASAKTASEKDRASAKTTLEKDRTSAKTAPEKERAPAKTTLEKDRASAKTAPEKERAPNKSFAEKETSHKRWCGDPRLSTAPQRKLSGDHRKEKGVGEQKRERERKEAPDPNALCPPLPLHLHPPPPPRRPAADQKKEVSGKETLTPNALCPPLPLHPPPPPKRSAAELKKERKNSTDGKPAKRPFVENKKDRKDSSDSRALLPKPPSQDGKKDRKDSSDSRPGHIMKRLSSDGKSERRDSDLKPASSPPAKKLCGDRRDSQGSKAPLPGPLQRKPSTDSSDRVSVKGKADTPKTPTSPTSPLTPPFSPLGGPLAPHLLTGDSIRDKCIEMLSAALRTDDDYKDFGTNCESMAAEIEDYILLEIKATDMKYKNRVRSRISNLKDPKNPGLRKNVLAGAIELQRIASMTAEEMASDELKQLRNILTQEAIREHQMAKTGGTTTDLLQCAKCRKKNCTYNQVQTRSADEPMTTFVLCNECGNRWKFC; this is encoded by the exons ATGACGCGAGAAGAAGACCTGGTTCGCATTGCAAAAAAGCTAGACAAAATGGTGTCTAGAAATAACATG gacgGTGCTCTGGACCTGCTGAGGGAACTAAAGGGTTTTAACATGACTCTGAAGCTGCTGCAG gacactCGGATCGGCATGTCCGTTAACGGGATTCGGAAGCACTGCACGGACGAGCAAGCTGTCAGCCTCGCCAAGATCCTCATCAAGAACTGGAAAAGGCTTCTGG AATCTGCCCAGTCTCAGAAGGAGGAGAAACTGCATGAGAGGAAAAATGGGACCGAGTCCAGCAGTCCGCTGCCCCAGAGGAATGACTGCACACCCCCCAAAACAACTCTAGAGAAGGAGAGGGCTCCCGCCAAAACCACGCCAGAGACGGACAGAGCTCCCCCCAAAACAACTCTAGAGAAGGAGAGGGCTCCCCCCAAAACAACTctagagaaggagagagctcCCCCCAAAACAACtctagagaaagagagagctccCGCCAAAACCACGctagagaaggagagagctcCCCCCAAAACAACTGTAGAGAAGGACAGAGCTTCCGCCAAAACCGCgtcagagaaggagagagctcCCGCCAAAACCATGCTAGAGAAGGACAGAGCTTCTGCCAAAACCCCGTCAGAGAAGGACAGAGCTTCTGCCAAAACCACGCTAGAGAAGGACAGAGCTTCCGCCAAAACCGCGTCAGAGAAGGACAGAGCTTCTGCCAAAACCACGCTAGAGAAGGACAGAGCTTCCGCCAAAACCGCGTCAGAGAAGGACAGAGCTTCTGCCAAAACCACGCTAGAGAAGGACAGAACTTCTGCCAAAACCGCaccagagaaggagagagctcCCGCCAAAACCACGCTAGAGAAGGACAGAGCTTCTGCCAAAACCGCaccagagaaggagagagctcCCAACAAAAGTTTTGCGGAGAAAGAGACCAG CCACAAGAGGTGGTGTGGTGACCCCAGACTGAGCACCGCGCCCCAGAGGAAGCTCTCTGGCGATCACAGGAAAGAGAAAGGCGTGGgcgagcagaagagagagagagagag GAAAGAGGCTCCCGACCCGAACGctctctgccctcctcttcctcttcatcttcatcctcctccccctcccaggcGCCCGGCAGCTGACCAGAAGAAGGAGGTGTCAGG GAAAGAGACTCTCACCCCCAACGctctctgccctcctcttcctcttcatcctcctccccctcccaaacgGTCAGCAGCTGAACTGAAGAAGGAGAG aaaaaactCTACAGATGGAAAACCAGCAAAACGTCCGTTTGTGGAGAACAAAAAGGACAG AAAAGACTCATCAGATTCCAGAGCATTACTACCTAAACCACCCTCTCAGGATGGGAAGAAAGACAg AAAGGACTCATCTGACTCCAGGCCTGGCCATATTATGAAGAGGCTTTCCAGCGATGGAAAATCTGAGAG GAGAGACTCTGACCTGAAACCTGCAAGCTCACCGCCAGCCAAGAAGCTCTGTGGAGACAG GAGGGATTCCCAGGGTTCCAAGGCTCCTCTCCCTGGACCCCTACAGAGAAAGCCCTCAACAGACAGCTCTGACcg CGTGAGTGTTAAGGGAAAAGCAGACACTCCGAAGACCCCCACCTCCCCGACCAGCCCCCTCACGCCTCCCTTCAGCCCCTTGGGGGggcccctcgccccccacctGCTCACCGGGGACTCCATCCGGGACAAGTGCATTGAAATGCTGTCTGCTGCTCTGCGCACGGATG ATGACTACAAAGATTTTGGCACAAACTGTGAATCCATGGCAGCGGAAATCGAAGATTATATCCTTTTG GAGATCAAAGCCACAGATATGAAGTACAAGAACAGGGTTCGGAGCCGCATCAGTAACCTGAAGGACCCCAAGAATCCGGGCCTGAGGAAGAACGTGCTGGCGGGAGCCATCGAGCTGCAGCGGATTGCCAGTATGACTGCCGAG GAGATGGCCAGTGATGAACTGAAACAGCTGCGGAACATCCTGACTCAGGAGGCGATCCGGGAGCACCAGATGGCCAAAACCGGCGGCACCACCACTGATCTGCTGCAGTGCGCCAAGTGCAGGAAGAAGAACTGCACCTACAACCAG gtTCAGACCCGTAGTGCTGATGAACCCATGACTACCTTCGTGCTGTGCAACGAATGTGGAAACCGCTGGAAG TTCTGCTGA